The window GCCAGGAGGCCCCCCAAAAAAGCCAGGAGACCCCAAGGAAAGCCAGGGGGCCCAAGGAAAGCCAGGAGGCCCCTGATGCTGTAAGACAGAGCTAGGAGAGCAGAGAGATGTGAGGAAAGGAGAGCCTTGAAGGAGGGGGGTGGGAAAGGGACTCCCCTGCAAGATCGGCCCCATGCCAACcccctccctgacttctctgCCCCCTCTGCCTGGGGCCCAGGAAGCTGAGAGCCGAAGGTCTGCCCTCAGCACCCCAAGAACAGCATGAGAGCTCAAAGACCAAAGGGAGTCACCACAGTGCCCAGGAGGGATCAGGGAGAAAGGGAGACCTAAGAAGGGTCTGAGCAGGAGAGAGCAAAAGATGGGAAGGGTCCACTTTGGGAAGGGCGGTACCCCGGGGAGCCCCCACCCGTAAcctgcctctctctccctctcaggACAGGGAGCTTCGTCCAGAAGAGATAGAAGGTAAAATGGAGCCGGCCTCCTGACCACCTCCACCCCCCCACTGCTCAGCCCTCCCATCCTTTAACCCCTCCCTGCCCCCATTTCAGGTTCTACACCCAGAATTCTTGTAAGTTGGGGCTCGGAGCTGGGCGGGGGGCGGGGTAGCGGGATGGGGaccagagggagggagagggaggagtctGAGAAAAatctggagggaaggaggagcaCTCTTGAGAGAGAGCAGGGGCGGGATGAATGCCGGATGGACCAGGGAGAGCTGGGAAGGGATGGGAGCCGGGGGGACACTCACTGGCCCCTCTCCTAGAACTACAGACCGCCTTCCAGGAGTTTGACCGAGACAGGGACGGTTACATCGGCTACCGGGAGCTGGGGGCCTGCATGCGCACTCTGGGCTACATGCCCACCGAGATGGAGCTCATCGAGATCTCCCAGCAGATCAGTAAGTCTCAGGCGGGCCGCGCCCTCCCCGTGCCCCCCTCTCAGAAGGCTGGAGCTCTGGGGCAGCCCCTCTGATGCTCACCTGGGGGTCTCGACCGAACGGGCCCCTTGGACTAAAACCTCAGGCCTTTCTAAGGCCCTCTATGCATTGCACCTCACTGCCTCAGAGTCAGAGCAGAAAACACGACTCTTCCCATTCAtccaataagcacttattaagtgcctactgtatacgTGCCAGGCGGCATGAGTAATGCACAGCAGGCTGGGGGGAGGGCGGTCAGGAAGCCCCGGGGGGGCCCAAGCCAGAAGGTCTCAAATGTCccagacaaaaaatgaaaaggttccTGTCTGCATTGATAGAGGAAGTTAGCTCTGTGTGGGACTTTCCTGACAACCAGGAAATCCCAGATTAGGAGAAAATGCAGAAGTAATGGGGGAGGCCTGAGCCACAGGCAGCTGAGCCTAAAAGGAGGCGCAGGGGAGGGGGAACGGCCGGGCCTGGGACAGAGCCCCTCCAGGCCGCCAttttggaggggaggagggggcccGGAGGGGTCCTTGCTGGGCCGAGGGCCCAGAGCTGAGGCTGGGAGCTCTCTGCTTGCCCCGAATGCCAGCTGGGGGGAAGGTGGACTTCGAAGACTTCGTGGAGCTGATGGGCCCCAAAATGCTGGCGGAGACGGCGGACATGATTGGCGTCAGAGAGCTGCGGGACGCCTTCCGGGAGGTGAGGACGGGCAGGTGCTGAGGAGGGGGCTGGGCCCGGGCCACGGAGGGGCTGCAGTTCCCCGGCTGAGCTGCTTCCTCCCGGGGCTCCCCAGTTCGACACCAATGGCGACGGCCAGATCAGCCTGGTGGAGCTGCGGGCGGCCCTGAAGGCCCTGCTGGGAGAGCGGCTCAGCCAGCGCGAGGTGGACGAGATCCTGCACGACACCGACCTCAACGGGGACGGGCTCATTGACTTTGAAGGTAGCTGCTCCTGGCCCTCCCGGAAGCCCCCTAGAAAAGCATATCCCCCCGGAAATGGCGGCGGGACCCCTGAAGGCTCCTAGGGCCCCCCAGGCCCCAGACAAAGCGGGAGCCCTTGCCCAGAGTCAGTTCCAGGGCCCAGACTGGCCGGGCTCCGGCCAGGGCTGGCAGGGCTCAGCAAGCGGGCCTCGGTGCCCAGTTTGCGCCAGGGCTGAGCACTGCGATTAGCCCTGACCTCCCCGAGTGGGAAGCCGGAGCTGAGGGCCCTGCCCCTACAGAGTTTGTCCGGATGATGTCCCGCTGACCCGAGCCACCTGCAGAGACCCCCGAGGGCAGCAGCTTCAGGCCTGGGAGGCGGCTCAGCCGCACCCAGGGGTCACCAAGTGCCGCTCCTGGGGCCTGTCCGGaagcttcttcccttccccttgaTCTAAAACCCCGGGCCTGTGTGTAAGCTTCCCCGACTCCTCCACACTCCCCACAATCCTTCCCCCAAAGCCCCTCTATCTGTCTGTGtgtccctccccatccccaccctcacCCCTCACCATAAAGTTTCTGGATGTCTGACCCCAAGGGACTCCTGCCTCTTCTTTGGAGACTGACTGAGGGCTTGGGGCTCGATTGGGGGAAGGTCTCAGGGAGACTTGGGACCAAGAACAGTGACCTTTAACCATGTTCCGTGCTTTGACTCCCCCTTGCTGGGTTACCGCTGCCCAAGCGGGCTCTCCAGACCCAGTACCCGCCGCAGCCGCCCTGCCCCGGGAGGGAGCCCGCGCCCCCTGGCCCTGGACTTCACACGCCCAGAAACTAAAGGCGGTGCCTTGTCGGGAAGGCAAGGCCGTGGCGCCTTTTCTGAATGTAACGTTCAcgaaacacctactgtgtgcagagcaCCGTCCCATGCTGGTCTCAGGCCCCGCTGTCACAGAAACGAGCCCCGGCCTTTGGGCCGCCAGCACCACGGGTCCCAGGCAGCGAACAAGGAACGTGTGAGGGGCAGGCAGGGTTTGGAAACCGAGGGACGGCGTTCGGGAGTCCCAGAGCGAGCCCAGGCGGGCGCTGGACAAGGCCAGTTTGCCCGAAAGGGAGGTGCCCATTGCGGCAGCTTGGCCTTGGATGCTGGGACTGAGTCTGGACCGGCGGGGAGGGTTTGGAGAAGAAAGCAGCATCTGGGAAGGCTGGGGCGGCCTGAGCTCGGGCGGGGGGCCTTGGAAGGGAGAGCGGGATGGAGACGGCCCCAAGATGGCAGCCACTGGCAAGCCCTCCCTTACCGCCTCCCTCTACCCACCACAGTGTCCGAGCAGGAGGTGCCAGGGCTGGCCGGGGCAGGCTCTGGCATCACTTGGCCCGGAAAATCCCAATTAATCCCTCATCCTCCTTAATTAGATTTCTCTCCACAATCTGCAGCATTAGGGCAGTATCCAAGTGCTGTGGGCTGCAAGGGCCAGGGGGGCCCCAGAAGGGCGTTCGGATGGCCCTGGGCCTGCCAGGAGAAGTCCGGCCGCACTGGCCGAGGGTGGGGCGGGGAGTTTGGAGCAGGAGGGGCTCAGGTTCTGGCCCAAAGGCCATTTCTATAACCCGGTCCCCAGGGCTCCAAGGACCCACACACTCCTCTCTCCAAGGTCCAGAAAGGAGGAAATCCAGAGACCTGGAGGAGGTGCTGAGCGGGAGCTTCCCAGGCACCCACAGGACCTGAGCCCCCCAAAGGGGAAATGGCATGCCCAAGATCCCAAAACTAAGCCGGGGAAAAGCAAGCCAGGGAGCCGGGGAGCCCAGGAGAAGGGAGCCAGGTAGCcggggaggtggggagaagggagccAAGGGAGCCGGGGAGAAGGGAGCCAGGGAGCCGGGGAGAAGGGAGCTGGGGAGAAGCGAGCTGGGGAGAAGGGAGCCAGGGAACTGGGGAGAAGGGAGCCGGGGAGAAGGGAGCTGGGGAGAAGGGAGCCGGGGAGAAGGGAGCCAGGGAGCCGGGGAGCTGGGGAGAAGGGAGCCAAGGGAGCTGGGGAGCTGGGGAGAAGGGAGCCGGGGAGAAGGGAGCCGGGGAGCCAGGGAGCCGGGGAGCAGGGGAGCTGGGCTTGCATGGGCCAGGCTGCAGAAATGGGCAAAGAGGAGGAACCTGACAGGGAAACTCAGAAACGGGAGACAGTTCTGAGGAAGTCCTGCAGCTTCAGGTTGCCCACCTTCCCCCCCATGGGAACGGCCTGTGGCCTCACGTCCCATTGGGGTTTCCTGGCCTCCCCTGCCCCCCACACCCGCCCTCCCTGGGAAGCTGATCCTCTGGCCGGCCCCCATTGCTCAAACGGAAAAAACCCGAAGCAGATGCAGCGTCCAAGTTATTAATCCTCTCAAAGCTCGGAGcactgggggtgggagggaggccGGTGGGCAGGGACCAGACAAGCTGCTGCCCCCGGATCCCGGACGCGCCTTCCCCAGGGCCCCCAGACCTCCGTGGCACCGTTTCCCTCCCTGGAACCCACGTCTGCCCCCTTTGCCTGCGTTCCCTTCAGAGAACCGGGCCCTGCCTGGACCGCACTGCTCTGCAACAGAGTCACCAACAGGCGCTTTCCCTGTGCCCGCCACGGGCGGAAGAACCCAGCGCCAGCCTCGGCGCCGACTGTATGCACACACGAGCTACAGAAGGGTCTGAGAAGGGGAAGCGGGTGTGAGCAGCCTCAAAGGCAGCCAGGACGCCGAAGGGCAGGGGGCAGGGGCGGGCAATGCCCTCTGGGGCTGGCAAGGAAAGTGCCAAAGAAACCAGGGGAGGGGGCATCTGGGCAGAACTAGAAGGGAGGCTTTCCTACGTCATCATGGGATAAGAAGCCGGCAGGGTTTACTGGGACCAAGGGGGCACGCCACAaccctcattttcctgagtttgaatccaccTCAGACACATTGCAGCTGTGACCCGgcccaagtcacttcaccctaattgcctcagtttcctcttctgtaaaacgagctggagaaagaGAACCTCTGCACCTCCTCTGCAAGGAAACCCCAACGGGGCCACGCGGAGTCAGACCTACTGAAAAACTCCACCACAGAAATGTTGGGGAGCACAAGGCTCTGCCCGTGGGCAACTGGGGCTCAGGAACTGCAGCACTCGAAGCTGAGCCCCAGGAGGCGAATGTCAGGCCAGCAGTGCAGAGGGCCAGGACCCGGGGGTGTCACTGCAGGGAAGAGAAGGCCCAACTGGCCGAGAacccgggggagggggaggaggagagctgAGAAGGGGGGAGAAGTTGGTCTGCAGGACCAGCGCTCAAGATGTCCAAAGGGCAGCGGATGCGGGGAGACGGGCCCAGGACAGAGACTGAGGCCGGACCCACAGATCTGGGGTGCCCAGAGCCAAGGAGAAAGTGCAGAGAGAGGAGGGGGCTCAGCGCCATCTTTGGGGACCCCCGTGGTCAGACActtggaggaagagacagagtGCAGAGAGAGGAGGGGGCTCAGCGCCATCTTTGGGGACCCCCGTGGTCAGACActtggaggaagagacagagtGCAGAGAGAGGAGGGGGCTCAGCGCCATTCTTTGGGGACCCCCGTGGTCAGACACTTGGAGGAAGAGGCAGGGTGCAGAGAGAGGAGGGGGCTCAGCGCCATCTTTGGGGACCCCCGTGGTCAGACActtggaggaagagacagagtGCAGAGAGAGGGGGGGGCTCAGCGCCATCTTTGGGGACCCCTCGAActtggaggaagagacagaggcagagagaggggggCTC of the Sarcophilus harrisii chromosome 6, mSarHar1.11, whole genome shotgun sequence genome contains:
- the LOC100917058 gene encoding calcium-binding protein 2, yielding MPCASASLPPAQCLLFLGLEGRSRPLTSRPPTLDHWPRLGSPEASCHREVSEEQGEASESQSPAYSVLNSLVSPACIFLRPSIAATQIDRELRPEEIEELQTAFQEFDRDRDGYIGYRELGACMRTLGYMPTEMELIEISQQITGGKVDFEDFVELMGPKMLAETADMIGVRELRDAFREFDTNGDGQISLVELRAALKALLGERLSQREVDEILHDTDLNGDGLIDFEEFVRMMSR